Sequence from the Candidatus Ancaeobacter aquaticus genome:
CATATTGATGGAAATGGGGCAGATAGAAACCGCAAAATCATATATCTTGTATCGTGAGAAAAGAGCTCAGCTCAGAAAACTCATGAATAAAGCACATGAAGACACAGTATCATTAGAAAAAGGATGGAATAGGAAAAAAATCATTACCGCGCTCATGTCTGATCTGGGTCTGCCATTCATTCTTGCTGAAAAAATAGTTGATGTTGTTGAAGAAAATATCGGTGAACGTTCAGTTCCCCCCGAACAGTTAAATCTTTCCATTAATTAAAAAAGGGGACTGTCCCTATTATTTAAGAATAATTCGGGACAGTCCCCTTTTTTATAAAGCATGCGAATATTTTTTAAGCTATTTCTTCAAACTCTTTCTACGAAAATATGCGAGACCAAAAAGTCCGAGACCGAATAATGCGTAGGTTGACGGTTCTGGGACACCGTTAATTACTATATTATCAAGTGAAGCAGTAGCTCCATTGCCTGGGTTCCCTCCAATTCCAAAAGCACTAAAATTAGCTATATCGGCTTCAAAACCAACATATGCACTCTCTTCAGTATGATAATTCCATGCATACTCTGTCCCACCGTCTAAATCAAGAAGAACA
This genomic interval carries:
- a CDS encoding ATP cone domain-containing protein; translated protein: MEKNKNTVAFVKKRDGNVVPFEKKKIAHAIFQAIKSVGTEDRLLADELAESVALYLGKQYQGSIPDIETIQDTVERILMEMGQIETAKSYILYREKRAQLRKLMNKAHEDTVSLEKGWNRKKIITALMSDLGLPFILAEKIVDVVEENIGERSVPPEQLNLSIN